The Plasmodium vinckei vinckei genome assembly, chromosome: PVVCY_08 genome contains the following window.
ctAGCTaaaatgtgcatatatttttatgacttaaaaaaaaaaatcatgtATCTATAgacttaatttttaatagagGGGTGTGaataatgatattatttaatgaaaGAAATGCATTTtcaacatataataattgtatattattttcttttttataatttattaatgttCCTTTAATATTCCATTTGCTGTCTTTTGCTTCCTTTAGCTCGTTCAGCGTTTCGATCATTGCctgacaaaaaaaaaatattgttcaTATGTTCatgcaaataaaattataaaatagctATTCGATGATCTTACAAAAGAAACAGCATTTAATCTGAAATATAATggtgaaaatatatagtattaaatatgtttgcTCATTACCATCTGAAATGAATAAAGCATTCTATTGTATAAATTAAGacttataatatttttttgaaggtaaaaatttaaaatatatattaaagatTCTGCTATAGtgaaatttaaatgaatatcatttataatgggaatttttttatgatagCATTTTCcgttaaatttatttctatttatacaaatatattggTAGGTGTCGCCATTTTTATCGTCACTATTGTTTGGATTATGGCTTATTGGGATAAGTTcacttttatttgattCTTCCTTTGAAATAGTAGAACTAGCTAaatgttcatttttttttttccttttattatttaagcGTTTACATTCATTCGAATGTTTTATTAGTGGCGATGGGAGTGTCCCTTcatgtatattttcataagtttgcaaaaaaaatattttctcaTCCATGAGatgaaatacaaaaattgtTCATATGGGAGTTTGGctagttaaaaaaaatattaagaaATGGAAAAAGGAACAATATCATGTGTGTACCTATAAAAAGTAATGGGGCTATATGCATATGCCTTCATACTAAGGTGTAATGGGTAACTTCTAATAATCAGTTTTCCATAggtttattttaataatcctttatgtaaatttatttaatttactATTAcaatcattatatttttattaatttttcatttctatttgttattatattttttatttttattttaatttttccttCACGGTGCTTTAAGCccttaatataaatttcgcaaaaaaaaaaaagtaagaAAATTTTCCATGCGCACACATCAAATAGTTTGGAAATATGATCCTAAAGGTGGACAAAATTTCGAAAACAGtatcattaattttgtaaaatttttagttttatttatttagttccttattttattttttctctttctcCATATAGCCATATcaatttctattttttgtgCTAGCCAAAATGAAGTATtgacttaaaaaaaaaaattaataaaagacaaaaaatattaaattttgataagtttaagagaaaaaataaatgcataGAGTCATATGTGGATACTTGAagggatatatatatgtagctcgagaaaataaagttaaaaaatacgACATGTGTATGGAGgtaagatataaaaaaagtaaatagaaaacaattataaaagagataaggatataaaaaacaatggGTGTTTTAGGTGTGCAGATTGGGCAATGTGGAAATCAAATAGGAATGGAATTTTACGACAGtatttataaacatattatgagttgtaaaaatggaagtttaaaaaataaattaattaatatgtatttCGATGAAGAATGtgaatatgataataacATATTTCCTATAATAGAATATGAAGATTTTacaagtaataaaaatattaaaggaCATATAATAAGTCCTGATATTTCAAATGtaaaatgtttaaataattatactgCAAGGTGTATATTAATAGACATGGAACCAAAAGTAATCGAAAATTGCCTGAACGGCAAtaaatttgataaaaattctCCTGACTAtagtaattatattttaaaaaataaaaataaaaaatatgaacaagcAAGAAATTATGAATTTGGTAAATATGACAATGAATGTGTGAGGATAAGcaattttgataaaagCCAGAAATATGTCTGTGGattaaatgaatattatgagccaacaaataattttataaaaatatttgacaaaaaatgtaatattataaagtcaattgataattataaaaatgatgaaatggaaaataattCCCAAAAGtttgatgataataatgtagTTAATACATCGTCTTATTCGAAAATGTACAGCATTAATCAGTGGAAgtataacaaaaataatgtgaTTTATGGCCTGAACGGGTCAGGTAATAATTGGTCCTATGGATTTAATGTAcatgcaaaaaatatatgtgaagattttttaaatttaataaataaagagttagaaaaaaataataataacaacgAATGTAtagataatataatattatttcataGTTTAGCAGGTGGAAGTGGTAGTGGAATAAgttcatatatatcatatattttaaaagatgaatatccaaaaataaatttatttaatatatgtgtTTTACCATATACTTTTGGTGAAATAAGTGTACAAAGCTTAAATACGATATTATGTTTATCGTCTATTTATGAGGTTTCAGATTGTGTTATGgtttttgaaaatgataaatttgaattaatgtgtaaaaaaataaatgggGGTAATATTTCAGGAGACACAATAGGGTATTCATCAAATTCTTTTGGAAGTATagatacaaataatattaacaaatatatatgtcaaTTTCTTGTACATACATTAGGACTACCAATTGATTAtagttatttaaaaaataataattattataaatattcaaattttatgaattcAATAGTGTCTGATTTATGTTGTCATcctaattataaattaatatcaaCTAGATATCTTCCACaagtatataaagaaaatctAAAGTTTGAGCAGAATACATTTaatatgttaataaaaagaatgCATAAGATGGTtataaatggaaatatattagaTTATAGTGTAGGTAATTCTAAAGATAGTGCAGAGATGACTAgccattttaataattatatggatagctattttccaaaaatttctgaacaaaatttaagaaataataatatatttcaaaaagtTGATAATATTCCTATacatttaaatgaaaatataagtaaATCATATgtagataaaaaattaaattctatttttttatgtagtgataataataatacaaataaatatcagCAAGCAAAATCAAGACAtacttataaaatatttaataaaaatactaatttaaaaaatatacaagaTAATATAAGTTCAACATATTTCAACCACaataatgttatttttaattcaaaaattataatgcGTGGagaaattaatgaaaatataaatcttaatttatttaaaaataatgttttatatagtAAAAGATCATTAAACCCTATAGAAGTTTAtattgatgaaaataaatattttggcAATAATAGTTTAGCTATGTTATCGAATTGTTTAACTCCTATACCgggtttaaaaaaagttttacaaaatgctaaaatgttatattcCACAAatgcttatatatatcaatataaCAACTATGGAGTGACAAACGACAACATCCATAATTCCCTTATGGCGGTTGACCAAGTTATTAATTCATATGAAAGTTTGTCTTGCGAGTAGTGTGACCTTTGTTTTGATTGGGGGCAGTACTactgattttttttttactttttttcgTTGAATGTATACTTGACTGAGTTATGTTTCCTGGTTTTgcttgaaaaaattaatgaactGCTGAAACTGGGATAAGTCCTGTTGTTTTGATTGGGtattatctttttcttttttaatatgacTTTTTTCTAGATTTGGATTTCGATTAGTATTAGTAGAATTGTATGGTTTGTTGACTGGTTGATGTGCAGaattttgttcataatttaaGGGGTTACCATAATTACGGggattattttcttttgctcgtaatatattattattgggcatatttttttgattgttatatttattaaaattattgttagtattatttttattatgatttatatattcaaaattagtgtcattattttttgtaaaattcgtatttttaaaatttcgattttttatgtcttgttcatataataattgattatcaatatttgttttaaaattattatcatcataaatattatcataagtttctattttataatttttctgtTTTTCTAATCTTTTATCTATATGTTTTTGTATCCATTCTTTAAAAGTTTGttcattaaaattgtaattaAACCACATGCTTTTATCTTGATGATGGATCCAGGGTTTTTCTTTGGTATAATcatatttcataaaaactttattttcttttgttgCCTTTTGTACTTGAAGCTCCATATCGACCTCTTGTTCTTTCTTCTGCACAgacagaaaaaaaaaatttatttcattatggattgttattacattttgttaaaaatattatacttatttatagTCCATTTAGctataaatgtattttttcatacCTCAGCTTCATTTTGGGGATAATCACTTCCATTCAGGCTTGCTATATCTTATATTgtcaaagaaaaaaaaaacaataaaatttatgttgatataaaaattgaaatgACCAATTAATgttctttattttcttacTTTCATTTCCTTCCTTTTTGGCTTCTTCTCTATAAAAATCGTCGAAGTTGGCCTCGGTAGAATTTCCATACACGATAACCTTTCATTgtgaaaagaaaaaaattgataaaaatatattgcatGTGCAGGCATAAAAGGGGGCTAAACATAAAACTACTAAGTAATGGtatttgaaaaaacaaacCTGTATTTTATCGTCGTCATCACTATCTTCCatgtcttttatttttattaattaacaAATATGGGAATTCTGTTGCCTTtgtttgcatatatttctaaCATATgttcttattttattatcatatgtTAATTACATGTATTgttcatatgtatatgcattatatttataaccTTCACagtaaaacaaaaaaaaattggttAAAAAGCTAGCAGTGGAATATTTtcgatttttattttgacaTGCTTACATATTTGTATAGTAAATATGACATATATGGGATATGcttacaaaattattttctattatttaGTCCCATGAATATTCATCGTATcactattaaaaaatatatattttttttcattttttactatattaatatattttatagaaaaaaaaatattacatgTACCGTTAATGCGGAaaggtaaaaaatatagctaatttaattttatttttatgaactgttcataaaaatggttgaaaaaaaaaacttaatTGTACCAAATTAAAAGGTATATTAGGATGAAACATATTGAATTTACATTAAATAAGTTTTAAGGTTTtgagtaaaaatatatatttcattttaatattatttaacaaatgagatattaaaaaggaaacaaatttacaaaaaaaaaatgcatataatagAGCAAGCTTTTTATGGCATGTACaggtataaaaaaataataaaataatatggtGAGTCAATATGACAGCCAAAATGGAATAAATTATTGCTGTGCAGGTGGTATTTGAACAAATATTGGTAGAAGGGACTCATCGAAACTAGATTTAGGAGGTGTACAAACATGTAACATGCTAAATGGAGGAATAAATAGAGAGTATATTCTCTAAATTGACAATCTGTTGGTGTCctgtttttaaattttttaaaataaaattgttttcttcattctcttgacaaaataaaaagtaatcTGATTTTAAAGAGTTGgctttttttaaagcttTTGAAAGggttaaattattttgcaataatgtataaattttaatattattcattCTAAGAGTGTGTAAGATATCGtaatattctttatatttatcattttttaattttatattgtcattatttatgtttggAAAGAATGATACTATATTAATAGTTTCATCAAATGTGTTAGAagtattttctttattaaataatatttcagaTATAACTACATCGCCCATACCAAATCCTACTGCCGGTATGtttgttttgtttaatataaaatcataACGTCCACCACCACATATTGctctattaattttatttttataaaaaatttcaaaaatagtatttttataatagtCTAACCCTCTTACTGTTGGTAAATCCAATTTGAAATATGTGtgtaaatttaattttttgaaatagtttaatatatttttaacagAATTATCATTGGAAATATTTggattaaaattaaaaaatatttccaaGTCATCAACTGtcttaatattataaataatattattaaaattgtttatatcattatattttataaatggtatatttttttgtaataacaatttaaaattatattttgaaattttattatatttatcaagtatatgtaaaatattgtttACAACAATTTCGTCTATTTGTTTTTGAGAGTAATAATGtaataatgaatttttaaaaacttttaatataatagattttataatttgtttattattaattttaattataatatctttatcatataattttacttgattaaaaaatgttaataaaatagtaaataattcaatttcagcatttatattattaattccAATTATATCCATATTCCATTGATAATGCTCTCTTTTACGATAATTTGAAATTTGCTCATATCGGAAGCATTGACCAATCGTACACATTTTAAAAGTCTTTTTAAAGTTTTGTAacatatattgtttttgattaatatttttatgtctACAATTGATGTCACACCTTTTGGAATTATTTAGTTCTGAAATATGAGAGTTAGTACAATGACAATTGTCCTTACATGTGAGCATATTTGTTTCTAACTTTTTTGTTAACCCAccatttttgaaaaataaataattaattaattgtGGTGTTATTTCTGGACGTAATATTAAATgccttttatttttaataaaatcataatattcatttatattagttttttgaaaaagtCCATAATTTTCTAATACTGGTAAATCATAAAAagtatatgaaaattttcGTGCTATGTCTTtccatatattaaataaatattctctttttttatattgtgtATGATCAAATGTTCTTATCCCTTTTATACTATTAActgaaataatttttttattttctcgTAATTTCTGTTTTCTATTATTagctatattatttataaagaaAACTTGGGGTTTATTTTGGCTGTAAATATCtctacataaaaaatgagctcttaaaaaaatcacaaacaaaaggaaatattttaaactGGACTTTTCGAATGACCACATGGGGATCCTTCATGTGTCCGTcgctttttttaatttatttttaatgaaattgTTTCAAACATTTTTAGAAAATCAAATTGCTtgttcaaaatttttatattgtaaTAGGGAAATATTTGGgaggaaaatatatttggaaaatacgagaggaaaaaaaaaatatagccaaaaaatcaaataataaaaaaaatatttcatagtTACATAATCGCTAGCTGAACGAAGTtctattaaataattgaGAGAACAACCTTAATTAATTTGGATAATTTATGGACCCTTTTCATATTGTACTGCACATTATGTTGCTACTGTAGGATAAAATTGAATTTAACTCCTTCGTGCTTGATtagatatttataaaaatatatgcatgtattATTAGCATGTTTAAAGGCACAGCTTGTGCTTTGTTTTATTGATAATggtatttttaattattatattttttttattatttttaattttattttttgtatatctTAAGagaatttaatttatccattttaattaaaaaatataatttttttaagttttgtagagtaaaaaaataaggtAGTGAAAAGGTTTGACGTGggaatatatgaatatattttttaaatgtttttttcgttttcaTTTCCCTTTTAAAGGATATAAAATGATGGTATACTGACACAATTTCAATGAAAGTATAGAATAAATGGGATGAAAAATGAGCTGAAATAGATCAGGCGGCAAAACAAGCCAAATACACATTGTAATtttaaggaaaaaaaaataagaaaaaaaaattattacttgtgcatgtatttttaatgaaatgCATGAACagtcagaaaaaaaagagtgAAGAGTGATGTTAAGTtattaacatatattaaatatataatttgttttatatacacatgGATGGATTTATAAGAAGACAAGGATAAGTAAAAAGGGGAttattgtaattttttataaagttttttgatatttttttaatgtaaatgtagaaaatataatcatggttgtttttaatttggaCAATTtggaaattttttttccatacgattatatatatcctgagcaatatgcatacatgaaatatttgaaaaaaacattgGATAATGAAGGGCATTGTGTTTTGGAAATGCCTACGGGTACTGGAAAAACTGTGGCAATTTTTTCTCTCATAACTTCGTATCagtattataaaaatgatgacagtaaatttattttttgcacACGTACTGTTGCCGAAATGGAAAAATCATTaattgaattaaaaaaggttataaattatagaataaatataataaaaaaacggAATGAATTGTCAGAACAAATTGTAAAGACTGATATAAAAGAGGATAGTGATATGATAAGGAATGAATATAAGGATGAAGAAGGAGATAATGGATGGAGTAGGTTTGGCAAGAACAGTGAAATATTAGCAATGGGTATTAGTGCTAGACGTTGTATGTGtgtaaatgaaaaagtGTTATTAAAACATGAAAGAGAAAAGATTGATGAAGAATGTCATAAATTAACAGCTACATTTgttagagaaaaaaaatatataagtaaaaaattaaataattattccaATAGTAATATTGATAGAATATctgattttataataaaaaataagcatCATATAGATATGGAAGATTATTTTAGTAtttataattcaaaaaatagtattagTGAATATAATGATTTAGGTTTATGTggttattttgaaaattataaaaaagattttGTATACGAATTAATTGAACCTGGTGTGTATACAATTGAGGAATTAAAGacattatgtaaaaattataaaaatcgtGAAAATATGAATGCTCCGATATGCCCATATTTTtgtgcaaaaaaaattattgaaaTAGCTAAAGTTATTGTATTAAATtatcaatatataattgatCCTAAGGTTTCaaaatctatatttttaggcaaagatataaataatcgagtaaattataaaaaaaatgatataattgTATTTGATGAAGCTCACAATATTGACAGTGTATGTTTAGAAGCATTGAGTGTTAATATTGATCGATCTATACTAAATAAGGCATCAATGAATATTACaactttatttaaaaaaatagaaaaatcaAGAATCGTTAATGAGGATAAGTTGAGGGAAGAAtgttacaaaatattaaagaagATTAAATCAGGAAAGGAAGAATATAATTCAatgttaaataaaaatggagaGCCAATTGAATCAATAAATAGTGGCAATAAACTGTTTAGTGAAAATAGAGGGGATATGTTTACACAATTAAGTAGtggaaatgaaaataacGACAACAATTTAGAGtctcaaaataaaaaaaatcagcAAGATGAAATATACTTTGACGAAGAAATGAATTTAGTGTTTCGAGGACTCATGGGGGAAGAGCCTAATAATAAGGAGGGGGATGACATTGAAAAACTTACAGATAAGGTAATTATagatgatttaaaaaaaatattaaacattGATGATAAGGAGAATGATGATGTAAAGGATAAGGATAAGGACAAGTCCAATTTAGaggaaataaattatagtCCGCTTTTAATGGaggatattataaaaaatgtagtgATGCCAGgaaatataagaaaatctgaacattttttaaatttgatGAGAATAGTAGtagtttatttaaaaaaatatataaatatatatgaagtAACATCTGAAGGTccattatcatttttatataaatgtgaAAAAGATACAAAGTTAGATacatctttttttaaatatagttTTGATAGattaaaaagtttattaAATGCATTACAGGTAGTGGATACTGATGATTATTCATCATTAAATGTAGTATGTAATTTTTGTACATTAATAggtaattattttaaagggtttataataatatgtgaGCCATATCCTGAAGCAACAGGAATTTATGACCCGGTCATACAATTTGCATGTTTAGATTCATCAATTGCAATGAAATCTGTATTGAATAGATATAAATCCGTTGTTTTAACAAGTGGTACTATAACCCCTCTTGAGCTTTAtccaaaattattaaatttcaGTACAGTATTAACAGCATCATTTCCTATGTCCTTTGATAGAAATTGTGTATGCCCTCTTATTGTAACAAAAAGTTCTGATTTGATTCCATTATCTTCTCAATATTCATTACGTAATGATTTAAatgtaattaaaaattacggttttttattagtagagatgtgtaaaaatataccaGATGGTATAATCTCTTATTTTccttcatatatatatatggagCATGTTATGTCAACATGGTATGAGTTAGGAATaatatcaaatatattagaatataaattaatatttattgaaaCAAAAGATATAGTATCAACAACAATTGCattacataattttaaaaaagcatGTGACTTAGGAAAAGGAGCcgtttttttatcaatttgTAGAGGTAAAATAGCTGAAGGTATTGATTTTGATAAGCATTATGGGAAGTGTGTGATTTTATTTGGTATACCATATCAATATACATTATCAAGAATATTAAAAGCAAGActtgattttttaaaggaaacatataatatacaagAGAATGAATTTTTAACTTTTGATGCGATGAGACAAGCTTCTCAATGTGTAGGAAGAAttataagaaataaaaaagattatGGTATTATGATTTTTTCTGATATTAGATATGCAAGgaatgataaaaaaggtAAATTGCCACCATGGATTATTAAATGTATGGATGTatcaaatattaatttaactATTGGAGCCGGTGTAAGTATTTCTAAAAAGTTTCTTCTTAA
Protein-coding sequences here:
- a CDS encoding delta tubulin, putative, which encodes MGVLGVQIGQCGNQIGMEFYDSIYKHIMSCKNGSLKNKLINMYFDEECEYDNNIFPIIEYEDFTSNKNIKGHIISPDISNVKCLNNYTARCILIDMEPKVIENCLNGNKFDKNSPDYSNYILKNKNKKYEQARNYEFGKYDNECVRISNFDKSQKYVCGLNEYYEPTNNFIKIFDKKCNIIKSIDNYKNDEMENNSQKFDDNNVVNTSSYSKMYSINQWKYNKNNVIYGLNGSGNNWSYGFNVHAKNICEDFLNLINKELEKNNNNNECIDNIILFHSLAGGSGSGISSYISYILKDEYPKINLFNICVLPYTFGEISVQSLNTILCLSSIYEVSDCVMVFENDKFELMCKKINGGNISGDTIGYSSNSFGSIDTNNINKYICQFLVHTLGLPIDYSYLKNNNYYKYSNFMNSIVSDLCCHPNYKLISTRYLPQVYKENLKFEQNTFNMLIKRMHKMVINGNILDYSVGNSKDSAEMTSHFNNYMDSYFPKISEQNLRNNNIFQKVDNIPIHLNENISKSYVDKKLNSIFLCSDNNNTNKYQQAKSRHTYKIFNKNTNLKNIQDNISSTYFNHNNVIFNSKIIMRGEINENINLNLFKNNVLYSKRSLNPIEVYIDENKYFGNNSLAMLSNCLTPIPGLKKVLQNAKMLYSTNAYIYQYNNYGVTNDNIHNSLMAVDQVINSYESLSCE
- a CDS encoding histidine--tRNA ligase, putative — protein: MWSFEKSSLKYFLLFVIFLRAHFLCRDIYSQNKPQVFFINNIANNRKQKLRENKKIISVNSIKGIRTFDHTQYKKREYLFNIWKDIARKFSYTFYDLPVLENYGLFQKTNINEYYDFIKNKRHLILRPEITPQLINYLFFKNGGLTKKLETNMLTCKDNCHCTNSHISELNNSKRCDINCRHKNINQKQYMLQNFKKTFKMCTIGQCFRYEQISNYRKREHYQWNMDIIGINNINAEIELFTILLTFFNQVKLYDKDIIIKINNKQIIKSIILKVFKNSLLHYYSQKQIDEIVVNNILHILDKYNKISKYNFKLLLQKNIPFIKYNDINNFNNIIYNIKTVDDLEIFFNFNPNISNDNSVKNILNYFKKLNLHTYFKLDLPTVRGLDYYKNTIFEIFYKNKINRAICGGGRYDFILNKTNIPAVGFGMGDVVISEILFNKENTSNTFDETINIVSFFPNINNDNIKLKNDKYKEYYDILHTLRMNNIKIYTLLQNNLTLSKALKKANSLKSDYFLFCQENEENNFILKNLKTGHQQIVNLENILSIYSSI
- a CDS encoding TFIIH basal transcription factor complex helicase XPD subunit, putative, producing MPTGTGKTVAIFSLITSYQYYKNDDSKFIFCTRTVAEMEKSLIELKKVINYRINIIKKRNELSEQIVKTDIKEDSDMIRNEYKDEEGDNGWSRFGKNSEILAMGISARRCMCVNEKVLLKHEREKIDEECHKLTATFVREKKYISKKLNNYSNSNIDRISDFIIKNKHHIDMEDYFSIYNSKNSISEYNDLGLCGYFENYKKDFVYELIEPGVYTIEELKTLCKNYKNRENMNAPICPYFCAKKIIEIAKVIVLNYQYIIDPKVSKSIFLGKDINNRVNYKKNDIIVFDEAHNIDSVCLEALSVNIDRSILNKASMNITTLFKKIEKSRIVNEDKLREECYKILKKIKSGKEEYNSMLNKNGEPIESINSGNKLFSENRGDMFTQLSSGNENNDNNLESQNKKNQQDEIYFDEEMNLVFRGLMGEEPNNKEGDDIEKLTDKVIIDDLKKILNIDDKENDDVKDKDKDKSNLEEINYSPLLMEDIIKNVVMPGNIRKSEHFLNLMRIVVVYLKKYINIYEVTSEGPLSFLYKCEKDTKLDTSFFKYSFDRLKSLLNALQVVDTDDYSSLNVVCNFCTLIGNYFKGFIIICEPYPEATGIYDPVIQFACLDSSIAMKSVLNRYKSVVLTSGTITPLELYPKLLNFSTVLTASFPMSFDRNCVCPLIVTKSSDLIPLSSQYSLRNDLNVIKNYGFLLVEMCKNIPDGIISYFPSYIYMEHVMSTWYELGIISNILEYKLIFIETKDIVSTTIALHNFKKACDLGKGAVFLSICRGKIAEGIDFDKHYGKCVILFGIPYQYTLSRILKARLDFLKETYNIQENEFLTFDAMRQASQCVGRIIRNKKDYGIMIFSDIRYARNDKKGKLPPWIIKCMDVSNINLTIGAGVSISKKFLLNMSQEYKETDQTKISQVILQNPSKCWDIVKSVLNMDDFI